From the Gossypium hirsutum isolate 1008001.06 chromosome A02, Gossypium_hirsutum_v2.1, whole genome shotgun sequence genome, the window acgCAAAAAGTCTTACACAAAACGACACCATTTTGTTAGCCAAAATGCCTTGAAGACTTTTTCCCAAAATCGGTTCCCCCCTTCCCCTTGAAATCCcaaaatttgacatgaaatattttcttttttccctcCTTTCTTTTCCCCAAAATCGGTTCCCTCCCCCCTCCCCTCTCCCCAAAGAAATCCTAAAATTTTGCCtaaaatttcttctctttttttccccattttatttttcccaaaccaTTTCTCCCCTACCCTGATTCCCTTTATTTTTCTCCCAATTTCCCCAAATTGGCAGCCCTATGCATCTCCGTCGGCAGCCCGCTGCTGTATCTCCGTCGACATATGCTGTCAAGTATATTGAAAGAGGACCCAAGGTATGTACTaggattttattttcttttctttttcctttcatttcattttacaatTCTGATTTCTACGGTTAATGTTCATGATCTTGTATCTGtttgcattttctttttattcatggGCTAAATTGGGCTCCTTTTTTCTTGTTTAGACTCAATGGATTGATTTCAAGGGTTTCTTTTACTATGCACATAGATGAACATGCGCAGAGGGAGATTATGAACCATAGGTCTTTGAAGCATCCAAATATTATTAGATTCAAAGAGGTATATATCTATATAATACTGCTTTCacattttaaattactttttgaaTTCTGCATTTAATTGATTATAATTAGATTCAAAGAGGTATATTATTCTTTTGCaaataatttgttatattttgttAACATATTGCTAAATCGATTATGTGTACTGAAGAAGCAAATCTGTCTTAAAAAAATATGctcattatgtatgtatatatgagtGAATGATGATGACTTACTCTAATTTGTTTGAAATCGAAATTCATTTTGAATTGCGCTTTCTTGATGCACCAGTAAAATTAGGAGTCAACCTATAATTGCTTGGCATTCTAAGGTTAAtctttgggcacttaatttggtTAATTGGCATTTTAACGCTAACAAGTTAAACTTTAGGTTTGGTTTATGAGAGATTGGCTTTGGGGATTAGGCCTCTTTTggcgaaaataaaattttatgttacaCATGTTATAGttgttgatgttatttttatgcttcaTTGGAACATATATTGATATTATCTAGTTGCAGTCTTTTGCAGTGACTACCTGTTCAAGCTTCTGCTTTTTAGAGATTCTGGTGTTGGAAAATCTTGTCTTCTTTTGAGATTTGCTGTAAGTTTCTTGACTTACGTTGTTATTTGAAAGCAAATGTCTACATTATAGATATCTATTTTCCTCGTCGTATATTCTTAGGTTCTTATATGATTGCCCTGAATGCTTATATCCATGTATGATGTTAGATTGTAATAATGATTCATTAAAAAGTTTTACTGCATATAACGTGTGTCTTGAGAGAGTAAGATGTGCACTTCACGAGTTTGGACATAGGCAATTGTGGCCTCGGAATCTTGTTACTATATTTAGTTGTATATCAAGATATCAAACATATGGAATTTTGGATATTTCCAGATGGTTATGCAGGACAAAATCATGAACCTAAGATTTTGTAATTTCTTTTATGCAGGATGATTCATATGTAGAAAGCTACATAAGCACCATTGGGGTTGATTTTGTAAGTGGACAGTCATTGGTGCTAACTTGACCTTTAACTCCCAAAACTTATAGCAATTATTTTAACCTCTTCTCATTCCATTTTCTTTTTGGTAGAAAATACGTACTGTGAAGCAGGATGGGAaaaccattaaacttcaaaatgtATGTTTTTACATGCTTTATCTTtgatttgtttctttgaaaattttctgacCTATGTTGTTCCGAGTAATGCTCCTAATAAGAGAATGAGttgttttctcattttcttctttgGCTGCTACTTTTTCCTTTTCtgtatattttcattttataattagtCTTACTCTTAAAtcttgacacataattttggcttcATGATGGTAACTAATTAGTTTGCTTATGGTTCAATGTGTAGAGGGATACTGCTGGACAAGAACGGTTTAGGACAATCACTATTAGCTACTACCGTGGTGCACATGGCATAATAATGGGTGATCTCCCTTCTAGATATTTTTCCTGGTCTTTATTTGTGCTACTTATgaagtttattttttttgatctttttctttcccttctaCTGCTGGATCCTCTGTTAGATCGTTTATGATGTGACAGACCAAGAAAGCTTCAACAATGTCAAGCAGTGGCTGAGTGAAATTGATCGCTATGCTAGTGATAACGTTAACAAACTACTGGTTGAAAACAAGTGTGATCTTACAGCTAATAAAGTTGTGTCATACGAAACAGCCAAGGTATTTTCCAGTTTATTTCTAGGAAGAGTTGTGATTATTGAATTGTAAATTGTAATTGTTGGTGCTTTACTGCACTCTTTGCCCCATGATATTGCTACTTTCTTCTTTCAGGCATTTGCAGATGAAATTGGCATACCTTTTTTGGAAACCAGTGCAAAAGATGCCACAAATGTTGAACAAGCTTTCatgggtatatatatatataatactgcTTTCACATTTCAAATGTTGAATTTTGCATTTAATTCTACAATTAGACTGTGGCTTTAGAAAGGAGATGGCATGCGCTAGGGCTTGGCTATCCTTCAGGTCTTCGGTGGGCTGATATCGAGCGAGCTACAGTTATACACTATGATGGAGTCATGAAACCCTGGTTGGAAATAGGAATTGCTAAATATAAAGGCTATTGGAGCAAACATATGCAATATGACCACCCTTACTTACAGCAGTGCAATATCCATGAATAATTGACATGATCACGGCATAGAAGTGGAATTATTTGATTCATTAATGTAaatttttaacccaatttttACATCCACAAGTATTagctaatttttattatttattttagttttgattctaaatttttatttttatttttatttttattttaatatttaatataacttgagttctaacttttgaattttaattgtgttattaatttattattttagattctaaatttaaactaattaatttttatatttagttttaaagctaaaattttaatagaaaattttaatttaattaatatttttatccttaaaagtatatagtttaaagttcaaatttcaaaaataaaacataatataatatttatcatagaaataaatattatttaattaaaatatttttttaaaggtcATGTTTTTTAGCGGTATTTATGGGAAAAGCGTCGTTAAAGTTTTGTTTtctagcggcgtttgtgggaaaagtacCGCTAAAGGTCTATTCTCTAGCGGCattgtctttagcggcgttttttgcggcgcttttacaaacgccgcaaatagttttagcggcgcttctatAGGCTCAAAAAAAAGCCGCTAAAAACTTGTTTTGTTGTAGTGAACAACTCtatattaattagattttaagtAGGGAACTAAAAGCATAATTTAACTAAGGgaagaaaagccaaaataaaattttgatcaaaataAGAGGCATTCTCTCCCAAATataatacaattcaatttaaagTAAAGTATTGTAATTATCCTTTCTAATCTGTATTTATGTTACCAAGACTCAATTCATTCAAatgtgaaattatcaaaaacctattcattttacaaagtaataattattattataaaaaacatgttggacaaaacacgttagcgaacaaatatgaatataaataattatattaaatataaaatctgAACaagtaatataaacaaatatttatatttataaaaaaaaaccttgcCTTCCTCTATCACGGAAACCTATGAAAATatggagagaaaaagagaaaaattttcGAGAGCAAAAAAAATTCGTTGTGAGTGTAAAAAATTCTGAAGAATTAAAGGAGCCtttaaatcaaattgattggaataaaatcaaatcaagatATATGTCCTTTTAAAACAGATTTTGTATAATATCAGTTGAGAACAATAAATTTCGTGTTAGACTTTAAAATATCCATGGGCCTTTCTTTGGTTCGAACAGTTCAGACATTTCGTGTCGCCCACGTTGTGCGAGAGCGTCCTAACCccgatgatgaatgaatggtttacagaatgaggagaggctaaagaagccttcttccaaatgatgaataagttgTTTATAGAATTTGTAAGAACAAACCCGGTTGTACAACAATCTCCACCCCCTTATGTCCCTCAACTGGTTCCCAATATGGCACAAGGTACAGAACTTGTTAGAACTAGTAAGCTTTCTATTAATAAAATCCGTAAATACGGGGCAGAAAAATTTAGAGCTACAACTAAAGATGATCCTGAAAGAgttgaattctggttagaaaacactatcAGGGTTctggatgaattatcttgtacaccggcGGAGTGTTTAAAATATGCGGTGTCTCTGCTAAAAGACGCAGCTtaccactggtggaatacactaatTTCTGTTGTACCGAaggagagggttacttgggaagtTTTCCAAATTGAATTcaaaaagaagtatatcagtcagagatttcttAATCAGAAacagaaagaatttctagagcttaaaCAGGAGCATATGACTATATTtgagtatgaacgagaatttgtttgACTGagcaagtatgctagagaatgtatCTCGACTGAAATTGCAATGTGTAAACGGTTTGAAGAAGGTTTGtctgaatgaaaatataaaattgctGGTTgggattcttgatctaaaaaaaattttggtactAGTTGACCGAGTACATAAAGCtaaagaattgagtaaagaaaagagtCAAGTTGAGATGAAAGCTTGGACTTTGAGTAAAAAATTTACAGGGAAGTCATATCAGTCGACTTCAAAGAAATCGAAAAGATATCATGACCGTTCAACCACTTCTTCCAGGTATTCTGGGAGAGACAGAAGTATCCAATGCTCTAATCGAGATCTCAAACTACATTTGTAGCAAGTGCGAGTAGTGTTGGAAACACCAAACCCAGGTGCAAACACTGTAATAAATTCCATTTTGGTGAGTGCCGCATGAGAAGTGgagcttgctttagatgtggttCCTTTGACCACTATCTCAGAGACTACTCAGAAAAGCTTGAGAAAGATGCTGTTTAAACTTCAAAACTGAGCAACCCCGCTACAAAAGGTAGACCACCTCAAAATCCTGGTAATGTGAGTGGAAGCCAAGGTACGACAAAAGATTCAACTGTTAAATCTAGGGCACGAGCACCActaaggacatatgctattcgtgcacgtgaGGATGCCTCTGCACCCGacgttattactagtactttttctctttttgatactgattaaactactttaattgatcctggttctacccATTCATacatctgtatgaatttagtgtctattaaaaatttacctgtcaaGTCCATTGAattgtggttaaagtatcaaaccccttaggccaatatgtgatggtggataaaatttgtaagaattgtcctttagtGATATGGGGTTACtgttttttggctgatttgatgttattaccgtttgatgaatttgatgtaattctagatgtggattggttaactcagcatgatgacgtggtaaattgtaaacaaaagtaTATCGTATTGAAATGTCTGAATAGTGAAATGCTCTATATTGAATCTGATAAAGTGGACGGATTGTCTAATGTAATATCAACCatgtcagcacagaaatatgtcagaaaagggtgtgatgcttatcttgcttatgtgttggatactaaagtatttGAGTCAAAGATTAAGTCAGTGCCAATAGTTtgtgagtatcctgatgtgtttccagaggaattacccggGTTACTGCCtgtcagagaagttgaattttctatagatcttattCCTGGGACAACACCGATATATATAGCATCGTATCGAATGgccctacagaattaaaagagttaaaagcatagttgcaagaactAATTGACAGAGGTTTTACTCGACCTAGTTCTTTACCATGGGGTGCACAGattttatttgttaagaagaaagatagatcgttgagattatgtattgactacCGTCAACTCAACAAAGTCACAATCAAGAATAGGTATCCGCTTTCCCAtattgatgacctgtttgatcagttgaaaggtgctactgtgttttcaaagattaatctccgttctggttattatcagttacaagTGAAAGACTCGGATATTCCAGAAACAAccttcagaaccaggtacgggcattatgaattctttgtaatgccgtttggtttaactaatgcacccgcggtatttatgaatttaatgaatAGACTATTCTGGTATATTTccgagatgaaaatgagcatgctgatcatttgagaattgttttacaAACTCTGCGTGAAaaataattgtatgctaaatttagcaagtgtgaattctggctttgagaagttggttttcttggacatatagtatctgctgaaggcatCACGGTGGATTCGAATAAATTTCAacaattgttaattggaaaccactgaaaaatgtgtttaaggtcagaagttttctgggattagctggttactatcgaagatttgtacaagggttttcaatataaaagatgtgaaatttgaatggaccgataaatgCCAGCAAAACTTTGATCGGTTGAAAGCCTTGTTGATTGTAGCACCAGttctagttcagcctgaatcgggtaaagaatttgtgatttacagtgatacatcattgaatggtttaggctgtatTTTGATGcaaaaggtaaagtaatagcctatgcttctagacaacttaaaccacatgaaaagaattacccgatacatgatctaGAACTAGAACAAGCAACTATtgtctttgcattgaaaatctggtgacactatctgtttggtgaaaaacaTCATATATTCActaatcataaaagcttaaagtacttgatgttgcaaaaagatttgaatttgagacaacgcaggtgacttgaactgctaaaagactatgatttggttattgattatcatctaggaaaagcaaatgtagttgtagatgctctgagtagaaagtctctGTTTCCTTTATgagcaatgaatacccgattgtcactatttgatgatggttcgatcttagctgagttaaaagctaagcCGATATTTCTACAGCAGATCTGCAAAGTTCAGAAGAGTGGTAATGATTTACAAGCTAAATTGGTACAGTGTGAATtgacttctgattcagaatttcagattggaccTGATGAATGTTTGTTATTTAGAGGCAGAGTTTGTGTTCCAAAGAATTCAAAGTttgtacataagattttatacaaAGCTCATAATGGTTTTATGTTTGTTCATCTAGGgattaataaaatgtataatgatttgaaaaagatgtactggtggccgggaatgaaatgtGATATCTCTGAACTCGtatttaaatgtttgatatgttagcaagttaaagctgaacagcAGGATCACAGCCATATCGGGAAccctaatgacatttcatttgCATCCttcgaatttctaaggttcaaacgggactcgataATTGTCGGATATGTGATCATAATTACACACGACAATTTTACAAATCACATAcaacaacattcaatttaaaacatttaaatatacaaattagttacacgaacttacctcaataagtTTTCGTAGATATGAAGGCTACTAGTTCGATACtttttctttgcctcgatctaactctgtatTAAATCTATTCggatctatacaaatgaatttaactcaatttaatataatttatattcaatttaatccaacacacATCTTTAGaataattactattttgcccctatactttaattaattacaatttagttcctaagctataaaaatgaaattcatacaatttaatccttattcaagCCTAGCTAATTTTCATACATATcaatagcagcccatgtttttcacaaaatttagatttttttcataaatttttcatcttttcaatttagtccctaattgataatttcatcaaaattctcttcacaaaagttgtttatctaacaacaatctttcattttctatcataaaacttcaaaattcaactaTACTCATCCATGATGAAACCctaattgtaacagtccgattttagctaaatcgaaacagtggtttcgaaatcacaaatctgatgttataaaattattttaacattattttggtgtttacagtatgttatttgatatgtataaaaatttcgtgagctaatttatcgtttaatagctcaatttgagaaaaaggacttaatcgcgtaaaacagaaaagttgcattctatttgttaacGGGGTTTAAATGCTacgagatattaaattaaaggtccttattaTAAAATTAGGCCATGGATAATGAGGATGGACATGTATGGACATATATTAAGCATGTTTTGATGTattaataaagtttaaaatagtaaaatataaaataagtaaagattaaataaaacaaaccaaATTTCCTTCttaattatcatcttcttcaccgATTCATAAAATAAGAAAATCCATTAACAAGCTTTGAAGGTTCAGCTCTTGCATGTTTTAATAGTAAGTTCGTTTTTACTctgtttttattgatttctacgcttttgtgattgttgctttgtaACCTAGCTAGCCGCtcctttaattttaaatttgttaaagattttgagagttgccattgttgaatctatgtgttctttgatgtttaatgttgaaatatgaaagcttgatgatagttttacatgttttataaagtgatttttgacaaaaatgtcaaaaaagggattaaattgtgaaatgtgtaaattgaggggttgaaatgtgaaataaatggaagttATGGGCTGCTATGGGCCTAAATGTAAATCAGTTAAGCTTGGATTTAAAgaaattatatgaattttgtgtatttgtgaaatagggattaaattgattaaatgtgaaagtttaggggctaatgtgtaaaaatgcccaaatgtatatgaatgaatatatgattaaatgagttaattttgaatacatatagatcaacaaagaaagaattcagatttagatcgggggaaaagcaaggttatcgagtaatcgatccgattcgtcaattccgaatacgaggtaagttcgtatgtggtaatttcattataaaagtatgttaaatgctttgatattgtataaactatgattatgagattatgaattatgtttgaattgtgaatacgaTTTAACGGACATGTTCGACGATGAAATCGtcaagtgtaaattcccggttaaaccttaggaatagtttaggatgctagtgacatgtcattaggttatgagttggctttgggccatgatatcggcacttcAAGTGCGAGTGATACCTTGATTTgtctacgggccatggtataggtacttatcgataaagatatttgagtttttgacttctattccgaatggttcaacgggcaaacgaatgatatggttgagaaagaggttagtacgagatGATAAAGGTGCGTATAGAAcctatttgaatattaaatagagaaagttcGATGAAATGGtattgatcatgttttgagacatgagaaaggtttttattattgtgtttacaattttaatatgtgtaattgattgaattatatttatttgatgtaTTAAATTACTCacttacgagcttactaagctatgaagcttaatctttatgttatttttctatgttttatagtctatcaaagctagctcggattcgggagTCGTTGGGAACATCATCATactatcaaacacctaagttcgtACTTTTgagttatgtatatatggtatatggcatgtatagactagttgTAGTACTTTGGTTGtgaatatagccatgagagttggcttgtaaacGAATATGTTTgctttgtatatatagccatgaatgatggcttattttggtatgttttgatataaatgTGGCTAAGGTATTATAGTTGTTCAAATGGTTATATTTAGAGTTTGGGTAAATGATGGTGTAATTGAAGTTGATAATTTGAGAAGTCATGTGCTTGTGAATGAATGCTTGAtaatataagttttgaataggTATTTGGAATTGACTTGAgtattgaatttgattgaattggatattatataaatgatgcatttgaatgatgattttggctgcccattgtatgatgaaatggtaccattttggttgttaAGTGTGCATGAAAAAAAGGATGGCAAATTaaccttgcaaatggcctattttttgttcacacgagcagagacacgggcgtgtgtctcagccgtgtgcgacacacaatcatgctacacggccgtgtgtcccctagtgttgatattgaattgaagtcagtatgctctacacggtctcagacacgggcgtgtgactggccgtgtggtataaaTCAGTATACCTCCTaaatggcacacggcc encodes:
- the LOC121212039 gene encoding ras-related protein RIC1 → MHLRRQPAAVSPSTYAVKYIERGPKIQRVFCSDYLFKLLLFRDSGVGKSCLLLRFADDSYVESYISTIGVDFKIRTVKQDGKTIKLQNRDTAGQERFRTITISYYRGAHGIIMGDLPSRYFSWSLFVLLMKFIFFDLFLSLLLLDPLLDRL